A genomic region of Cannabis sativa cultivar Pink pepper isolate KNU-18-1 chromosome 1, ASM2916894v1, whole genome shotgun sequence contains the following coding sequences:
- the LOC115705031 gene encoding 3'-5' exonuclease-like — protein MEITIVDHQDNSYTHNNYDVKIGLVTTVRTLVTTSGSMVHSWIQDIKRIHSQSLHRLIVGLDVEWRPSFTSGVESPVAIIQLCVDDKCLIFQLLHADYIPNSLSEFLGNSNHNFVGVGVVADVEKLRRHYQLYVRNPVELGNLAAYKRQDQSLKNQGLQRLATYVLGLDLDKPRSVTMSWWDNRYLNYSQVKYACVDAYASSEIGKVLMAEPEPYFGFR, from the coding sequence ATGGAAATCACCATTGTCGATCACCAGGATAACTCCTATACCCATAACAACTACGATGTAAAGATCGGGCTGGTGACTACCGTCCGAACATTAGTGACTACCTCCGGTTCCATGGTCCACTCCTGGATCCAGGACATCAAACGTATCCACAGTCAGAGTCTCCACCGTCTTATCGTTGGACTCGACGTAGAGTGGCGACCATCCTTCACTAGCGGCGTCGAGTCTCCGGTGGCCATAATACAACTCTGCGTTGATGATAAATGCCTTATCTTTCAACTCCTTCACGCGGACTATATTCCGAATTCTCTGTCCGAGTTCCTTGGAAACTCTAATCACAACTTCGTCGGCGTCGGTGTCGTGGCCGATGTAGAGAAACTGCGCAGGCATTACCAACTGTACGTACGAAATCCGGTGGAATTAGGGAATCTTGCTGCGTATAAGCGCCAGGATCAGAGTCTGAAGAATCAGGGGCTACAAAGGTTAGCGACGTACGTGCTGGGACTGGACTTGGACAAGCCGAGGAGCGTGACGATGAGCTGGTGGGATAATCGGTATCTGAATTATTCTCAAGTTAAGTACGCATGCGTTGATGCTTATGCTTCGTCTGAAATCGGTAAGGTGTTAATGGCTGAGCCAGAGCCGTATTTTGGATTTCGTTGA